From Haloarcula sp. CBA1127, a single genomic window includes:
- a CDS encoding bifunctional oligoribonuclease/PAP phosphatase NrnA: MTRVAAGGLQVDAAAAFASENPLLIAGVAVALLVLLGAGVWLRRYLSRTPGERLRRTLTDYDRISVLMHPNPDPDAMASALAVNQLVAGTDTSASLLYPGEIRRPENRAFQTVLDLDFDHIETVEDIDREAVVLVDHNTARGFPGAEEVEPVAVIDHHPGNGSGDEFTDVRSDYGACATIFASYFNQLEFEFSDTQGTGSIDIDAAPAETVPCALATGLMYGIQSDTRSLTNGCKSEDFAAAAFLYDGMDSDLLNRIANPQVDAEVLDVKSRAIGSREVRAPYAFSDVGEVSNTDAIPQAADELETLEGVSAVVIVGEKEGTMRIAGRSRDDRVHIGRAIEAVVDDIPMAEGGGHARMGGGKVPVEHMAGLGPSDGVSRDDFRERVFDAMSGEL; the protein is encoded by the coding sequence ATGACACGCGTTGCCGCCGGCGGACTCCAGGTCGACGCCGCCGCGGCGTTCGCTAGCGAAAATCCCCTGCTGATCGCTGGTGTCGCTGTGGCCCTCCTCGTCCTTCTCGGTGCCGGCGTCTGGCTGCGTCGGTATCTCAGCCGAACGCCTGGTGAACGACTGCGTCGGACGCTGACCGACTACGACCGTATTTCGGTGTTGATGCACCCGAACCCGGACCCGGACGCGATGGCCTCTGCCCTGGCTGTCAACCAGCTCGTCGCCGGCACCGATACGTCAGCGTCCCTGCTGTACCCCGGAGAGATACGCCGCCCGGAGAACCGGGCCTTCCAGACGGTGCTGGACCTTGATTTCGACCACATCGAAACTGTCGAGGACATTGACAGGGAGGCGGTCGTCCTCGTCGACCACAACACGGCACGCGGCTTCCCCGGGGCCGAGGAGGTCGAACCGGTCGCCGTCATCGACCATCATCCCGGCAACGGCAGCGGCGACGAGTTCACCGACGTTCGGTCCGACTACGGGGCCTGTGCGACCATCTTCGCGAGCTACTTCAATCAGTTAGAATTCGAGTTCAGCGACACACAGGGGACCGGGAGTATCGATATCGACGCAGCACCGGCAGAGACCGTCCCCTGTGCGCTGGCAACAGGACTGATGTACGGTATCCAGTCCGACACCCGGTCGCTGACAAACGGGTGTAAGTCCGAGGACTTCGCGGCTGCTGCGTTCCTCTACGATGGGATGGACAGCGACCTCCTCAACCGCATTGCGAACCCCCAGGTTGACGCCGAAGTGCTCGACGTGAAATCCCGGGCCATCGGGAGCCGAGAGGTGCGAGCGCCCTACGCGTTCAGCGACGTGGGCGAGGTGTCAAACACGGATGCGATTCCACAGGCGGCGGACGAGCTGGAGACGTTAGAGGGCGTCTCAGCGGTCGTCATTGTCGGCGAGAAGGAGGGAACCATGCGCATCGCCGGGCGCTCTCGGGACGACCGCGTCCACATCGGCCGGGCGATAGAGGCTGTCGTCGACGACATCCCGATGGCCGAAGGCGGCGGTCACGCGCGGATGGGCGGCGGAAAAGTCCCGGTCGAGCACATGGCCGGCCTCGGCCCCAGCGACGGTGTCTCCCGTGACGACTTCCGCGAACGGGTGTTCGATGCGATGAGCGGCGAACTGTAA
- a CDS encoding SDR family oxidoreductase: protein MTERVAILGCGYVGLELGRQLHDDYEVVGVRRSDGGIAAIEDAGFEAVQADVTDPESLSAVPDADWLVFAASSGGRGAKAAREVYVEGLRTAIDHFWSRADPPERLVYTSSTGVYGDHDGAWVDEETPLDPQTEKTEVLAEAERVARERPVEHGGHGTVARFAGLYGPDRYRLERYLEGPVTAGYLNMVHRADAAGAVRHLLTADHREEVVLVVDDEPVEKWAFADWLAEQCDASFPPKQTTEERLADDSLSETAKRRIQTSKRCSNDRLRELGYEFEYPTFREGYRDAIREYQQN from the coding sequence GTGACGGAGCGCGTCGCCATTCTGGGCTGTGGCTACGTCGGCCTCGAACTCGGGCGGCAGTTGCACGACGACTACGAGGTTGTGGGCGTTCGCCGGTCCGATGGCGGCATCGCGGCTATCGAGGACGCTGGCTTCGAGGCGGTCCAGGCTGACGTAACCGACCCCGAGTCGCTGTCGGCGGTGCCGGACGCCGACTGGCTCGTCTTTGCCGCAAGCTCCGGCGGGCGGGGAGCCAAGGCCGCCCGCGAGGTGTACGTCGAGGGACTCCGGACGGCTATCGACCACTTCTGGTCGCGGGCGGACCCGCCCGAACGATTGGTATATACTTCCAGTACCGGTGTCTACGGCGACCACGACGGCGCGTGGGTCGACGAGGAGACGCCGCTGGACCCACAGACCGAGAAGACCGAAGTGCTGGCCGAAGCGGAACGGGTCGCCCGCGAGCGTCCTGTGGAACACGGCGGCCACGGTACAGTCGCCCGCTTCGCCGGCCTGTACGGCCCGGACCGCTACCGACTGGAGCGGTATCTGGAGGGGCCGGTGACGGCCGGCTACCTGAACATGGTCCACCGGGCCGACGCGGCCGGGGCCGTGCGCCACCTGTTGACTGCAGACCACCGCGAGGAAGTCGTGCTGGTCGTCGACGATGAACCCGTCGAGAAGTGGGCCTTTGCCGACTGGCTGGCCGAACAGTGTGACGCCTCGTTCCCGCCGAAACAGACGACCGAAGAACGACTCGCCGACGATAGCCTCTCAGAGACCGCAAAGCGCCGTATTCAGACGAGCAAGCGATGCTCGAACGACCGGCTTCGGGAACTGGGCTACGAATTCGAGTACCCGACGTTCCGGGAGGGGTACCGCGACGCCATCCGAGAATACCAGCAAAATTAG
- a CDS encoding DUF5791 family protein, whose amino-acid sequence MLRGEFPDADEQSPEELLAAYSTVLAETVETVGVEEIVAETGLDHATVAAFADGDIADRTLDEAVAVLATGPNRPDADALQAEAQDILLMGMTTAVMDVESLASGIDDELEPKEIQQKIEGRHPVTLAEYALLHSYIEGEKR is encoded by the coding sequence ATGCTTCGAGGCGAGTTTCCGGACGCGGACGAGCAGTCCCCCGAAGAGTTACTGGCGGCCTACAGCACCGTGCTGGCCGAGACAGTTGAGACCGTCGGCGTCGAGGAAATCGTCGCCGAGACCGGTCTCGACCATGCGACAGTGGCAGCGTTCGCCGACGGCGATATTGCCGACCGGACGCTTGATGAAGCGGTCGCTGTGCTTGCGACTGGGCCGAACCGGCCGGACGCCGACGCACTGCAGGCCGAAGCGCAGGATATCCTCCTGATGGGGATGACAACGGCTGTAATGGACGTTGAATCCCTCGCCTCCGGCATCGACGACGAACTGGAGCCAAAAGAGATTCAGCAGAAAATCGAGGGCAGACATCCGGTGACGCTGGCCGAGTACGCCCTCCTGCACAGCTACATCGAGGGGGAAAAGCGGTGA
- a CDS encoding type II secretion system F family protein, which translates to MSHASGSDDSGDDTNTTPDTSLTTAVVAACSDTVEVPDDYRRACRLLSISAPPETLLTASYVVAVCGSLFALLVTVAVTGPLATTVSLGFLALSLGVAALGRYGVPFAAEAKRIRTLGAAPSLVTTLVLGATLWPSAERAAAFAGRTGDSLLARRLHYHRQRAAGTPQSGLGTFAASWSDRFPALERSVGLVENATAAPAKERPEVLERARRCILDGTRDEMVAFAASLRGPATGLYAFGVLLPLAMASLLPAAAAAGVPVTAPVLVGTYGVILPAALLVACCWLLGRRPVAFPPATIPRSHPDVPASALPSIAGGIIAGIGAWFLAGALVATWASPIGALGAGVGSALVSYYRPVAEVRDRITDIEAGLPDALSAVGRRLDRGQSVEAALVETVDETPKPTSAVIEAAVARQERLGTSVKGAFLGPGGALADVPSRRTRRAATLLDTAATIGPPAGESVTTMGEHLDALRAIERETRRDLSKITETLSNTAALFGPLVGGATVALAGSMGGGEQFATVPSALLGPVIGWYVLVLAVLLTALSTGLHRGLDRALVGYRTGLALLSATATFFVAVVATGLLV; encoded by the coding sequence GTGAGCCACGCCAGCGGTTCAGACGACTCTGGCGACGACACGAACACGACACCAGACACATCGCTCACAACCGCAGTCGTTGCGGCCTGCTCTGACACTGTGGAGGTACCAGATGACTACCGGCGGGCGTGTCGACTGCTCTCGATTTCGGCTCCGCCTGAGACACTGCTGACGGCGAGCTACGTCGTTGCGGTGTGTGGCTCCCTGTTCGCACTGCTCGTCACTGTGGCGGTGACCGGACCGCTGGCGACGACTGTCAGTCTCGGGTTCCTCGCCCTGTCCCTGGGTGTCGCAGCGCTGGGACGGTACGGTGTCCCCTTTGCCGCGGAGGCGAAGCGCATCCGAACGCTGGGGGCCGCACCGTCGCTCGTCACGACCTTAGTGCTCGGCGCGACGCTGTGGCCCAGCGCTGAGCGGGCGGCGGCGTTCGCTGGACGGACCGGAGACAGCCTGCTTGCCAGACGGCTGCACTACCACCGACAGCGAGCCGCAGGTACGCCACAGAGTGGTCTGGGAACGTTCGCGGCGTCATGGAGCGACCGGTTCCCGGCGCTGGAACGCTCGGTCGGGCTGGTCGAAAACGCGACAGCGGCTCCAGCCAAGGAGCGGCCCGAAGTGCTCGAACGCGCACGACGATGCATCCTTGATGGGACGCGCGATGAGATGGTGGCCTTTGCGGCCTCACTCCGTGGTCCGGCGACCGGCCTGTACGCGTTCGGTGTTCTCCTGCCGCTGGCGATGGCGTCACTGTTGCCCGCCGCCGCTGCCGCGGGTGTGCCTGTGACCGCCCCCGTGCTGGTCGGGACCTACGGCGTTATTTTGCCCGCCGCGCTGCTGGTCGCCTGTTGCTGGCTCCTGGGACGGCGACCGGTCGCGTTCCCGCCGGCGACAATCCCGCGGAGCCATCCGGACGTGCCGGCGTCGGCGCTCCCGTCGATCGCGGGCGGCATCATCGCCGGAATCGGTGCGTGGTTCCTTGCCGGCGCACTCGTCGCTACGTGGGCGTCTCCCATCGGCGCACTCGGGGCCGGCGTCGGGAGCGCGCTCGTCAGCTACTACCGACCGGTCGCCGAGGTGCGCGACCGAATCACCGACATCGAAGCGGGCCTCCCGGACGCGCTATCGGCCGTCGGTCGACGGCTGGACCGCGGCCAGTCGGTCGAAGCCGCGCTCGTCGAGACTGTCGACGAGACTCCGAAACCGACCAGCGCCGTCATCGAAGCCGCCGTCGCGCGTCAGGAGCGTCTCGGCACCAGCGTCAAGGGGGCGTTTCTGGGTCCCGGCGGCGCGCTCGCCGACGTTCCGAGCCGCCGTACCCGTCGGGCGGCGACCCTGCTGGATACGGCCGCGACAATTGGACCACCGGCGGGCGAGTCGGTGACCACGATGGGTGAGCATCTGGACGCGCTCCGGGCCATCGAGCGTGAGACGCGCCGCGACCTTTCGAAGATTACCGAAACGCTATCGAACACCGCCGCGTTGTTCGGGCCACTGGTCGGCGGCGCGACCGTCGCGCTGGCTGGGTCGATGGGCGGCGGCGAGCAGTTCGCTACCGTTCCGAGTGCGTTGCTGGGCCCGGTTATCGGCTGGTACGTGCTCGTTCTGGCTGTTTTGTTGACGGCGCTATCGACGGGCCTGCATCGGGGTCTCGACCGCGCGCTCGTTGGCTACCGAACCGGCCTGGCGCTCCTGTCGGCCACGGCCACTTTCTTTGTCGCCGTCGTCGCCACCGGGCTGCTGGTCTGA
- a CDS encoding ATPase, T2SS/T4P/T4SS family — protein sequence MREWLFGSSTAPECRCETAIEGGRLVVTAGECPGGGDLAASADCRATVIDSLSSASVDTVVTEQAGQERVYSDRAAAVLTAAGRFATRVASLDDRLADRARRDPVAAAAEAVGRAGPVADLAAETGLAVATEGFDTSEQALTAYTGPTISDARVGAAPPADAALRDQQTLPTEAVVRRYNTGSDQLPMYHIEPREQRFDADTMETLVRAYERVATAAADGGCHPYSAANAVADDGSTATVVGAVLEKHTGGLGILEDIFADQRVSDVFATAPVSDTRLRVRCDGETMRTNIRLTPSGANTLASTFRRSSGRAFSRANPTLDATATVADRQIRVAGVSEPVSDGLAFAFRAHDSDVWRLADFVDNGTMPAAVAGLLSVVVERGGACLVAGPRGAGKTTTLGALLWELPHEVRTILIEDTPELPASSLQSDGRDVQALRTARGEGPSVDATEALRTALRLGEGALAVGEVRGEEASVLYEAMRVGGGDGAVLGTIHGNGPEAVRERLVSDLGVPVQSFAATDVVVTLAPPASEHGRGIASVAEIVSHGDDVSFELLYERDGATATATGRLERGSSRLVESLAAPGESYAEVLDAIETRTERFEGSVAVETHGTEPPTDEVQP from the coding sequence ATGCGTGAGTGGCTCTTTGGCTCATCGACAGCGCCCGAGTGTCGCTGTGAAACGGCCATTGAGGGCGGTCGACTGGTGGTGACAGCGGGTGAGTGTCCGGGCGGCGGCGACCTGGCCGCGTCGGCTGACTGCCGGGCGACAGTTATCGATTCGCTCTCCTCGGCCAGTGTCGATACTGTCGTCACGGAGCAAGCAGGTCAGGAGCGAGTGTACAGCGATCGGGCGGCAGCGGTGCTCACCGCGGCTGGCCGGTTCGCGACCAGAGTCGCCTCGCTGGACGACCGCCTCGCAGACCGCGCTCGCCGTGATCCAGTCGCTGCCGCCGCGGAGGCAGTCGGGAGAGCGGGGCCGGTCGCTGACTTGGCGGCGGAGACCGGGTTGGCGGTCGCCACAGAAGGCTTCGATACCAGCGAACAGGCACTCACTGCCTACACCGGGCCAACGATTAGCGACGCCCGTGTCGGCGCAGCGCCGCCAGCGGATGCAGCTCTCCGAGACCAGCAAACGCTCCCGACAGAGGCCGTCGTTCGGAGATACAACACGGGCAGTGACCAACTCCCAATGTATCATATCGAGCCCCGCGAACAGCGGTTCGACGCGGACACGATGGAGACGCTTGTCAGGGCGTACGAGCGAGTCGCGACCGCTGCCGCCGACGGCGGCTGTCACCCGTACAGTGCAGCGAACGCGGTTGCCGACGATGGCTCGACGGCAACCGTTGTCGGGGCAGTACTGGAGAAACACACGGGCGGGCTCGGGATTCTCGAAGATATTTTCGCCGATCAGCGGGTGTCAGACGTGTTCGCGACAGCCCCGGTGAGCGACACCCGGCTCCGAGTGCGCTGTGACGGTGAAACCATGCGAACGAATATCCGCCTGACGCCGTCGGGCGCGAACACACTGGCGTCGACGTTCAGACGGTCGAGCGGCCGGGCGTTCTCGCGAGCGAATCCGACGCTCGATGCGACAGCAACGGTGGCTGACCGGCAGATTCGCGTCGCCGGTGTGAGCGAACCGGTCAGTGACGGCCTTGCCTTCGCCTTTCGCGCCCACGACAGCGACGTATGGCGGCTGGCCGACTTCGTCGACAACGGGACGATGCCAGCCGCCGTCGCTGGATTGCTCTCTGTCGTCGTGGAGCGCGGCGGGGCCTGCCTCGTCGCCGGCCCCCGCGGCGCGGGCAAGACGACGACCCTCGGGGCGTTGCTCTGGGAACTTCCCCACGAGGTCCGGACCATCCTGATCGAGGACACGCCCGAGCTTCCGGCGTCGTCCCTGCAATCCGACGGACGGGACGTGCAGGCACTTCGGACCGCGAGAGGAGAGGGGCCGTCAGTCGATGCCACAGAGGCCCTGCGGACCGCGCTCCGACTCGGCGAAGGCGCGCTCGCCGTTGGGGAGGTCCGCGGCGAGGAAGCCAGCGTTCTCTACGAGGCGATGCGTGTCGGTGGCGGCGACGGGGCCGTCCTCGGAACGATTCACGGGAACGGCCCCGAAGCGGTTCGGGAACGGCTGGTGTCGGACCTCGGTGTCCCCGTCCAGTCGTTCGCCGCGACAGACGTCGTAGTAACGCTGGCTCCGCCCGCGTCGGAGCACGGCCGCGGTATCGCATCTGTCGCGGAAATCGTCTCCCACGGCGACGACGTTTCTTTCGAGTTGCTCTACGAGCGCGACGGGGCGACAGCGACGGCCACCGGTCGCTTAGAGCGGGGTAGCAGCCGTCTGGTGGAGTCACTCGCCGCACCTGGCGAGTCATACGCCGAGGTACTCGACGCTATCGAGACACGAACCGAGCGATTCGAGGGGTCGGTGGCTGTCGAGACGCACGGGACCGAGCCGCCCACAGACGAGGTCCAGCCGTGA
- the mre11 gene encoding DNA double-strand break repair protein Mre11 has translation MTRVIHTGDTHVGYQQYNVPDRRDDFLDAFRQVVRDAIADDADAVVHAGDLFHDRRPALADIMGTLTVLEELSEAGIPFLAVVGNHEAKRDAQWLDLYESLGLATRLDDEPTVIGDTAFYGLDFVPRSQRDDLDYDFAPHGADSAALVTHGLFQPFDYGDWDAEEILTGSSVEFDAILLGDNHDPGKQQVKDAWVTYCGSTERASASEREDRGYNIVTFDDEVRITRRGLDTREFVFVDVDLGPEEGVERVRSRVGQHDLEDAVVIVSISGDGDPVTPASVESFALDRGALVARVTDHREITAEERETDISFADPDDAVTERVRDLGLSEAAHDIDETIRASKVADANVKDEVERHVRELLSEESDALAADTETVVSDGTSDTEANASTVEDDTDDGAAVNEADDKAPVDGADDDGQASVEEFL, from the coding sequence ATGACTCGGGTGATACACACCGGCGATACTCACGTCGGGTATCAGCAGTACAACGTCCCCGACCGACGGGACGACTTCCTCGATGCGTTCCGGCAGGTGGTCCGGGACGCTATCGCGGACGACGCTGACGCCGTCGTCCACGCTGGTGACCTGTTCCACGACCGCCGCCCGGCCCTCGCGGACATCATGGGCACGTTGACCGTTCTGGAAGAACTCTCTGAAGCCGGTATTCCGTTTCTTGCCGTCGTGGGCAACCACGAAGCCAAGCGGGACGCCCAGTGGCTCGATCTGTACGAATCGCTGGGCCTGGCGACGCGGCTCGACGACGAGCCGACCGTCATCGGCGACACCGCCTTCTACGGTCTCGATTTCGTCCCGCGCTCGCAACGCGACGACCTCGACTACGACTTCGCCCCACATGGCGCGGACAGCGCCGCGCTGGTCACTCACGGCCTGTTCCAGCCCTTCGACTACGGCGACTGGGATGCCGAAGAAATTCTGACCGGGTCGTCGGTCGAATTCGACGCGATATTGCTGGGCGACAACCACGACCCCGGTAAACAGCAAGTCAAGGACGCTTGGGTCACCTACTGCGGATCGACCGAGCGCGCGAGTGCGAGCGAGCGCGAGGATCGCGGCTACAACATCGTCACCTTCGACGACGAGGTCCGGATCACCCGCCGCGGTCTCGACACCCGCGAGTTTGTCTTCGTCGACGTGGACCTCGGGCCAGAGGAAGGCGTCGAACGGGTCCGGAGCCGCGTCGGCCAGCACGACTTGGAGGACGCCGTGGTCATCGTCTCTATCAGCGGCGACGGCGACCCGGTTACCCCAGCTAGCGTCGAATCGTTCGCGCTCGATCGGGGGGCGCTCGTGGCTCGCGTCACTGACCACCGGGAAATCACGGCCGAGGAGCGAGAAACCGATATCAGCTTCGCCGACCCCGACGACGCCGTCACCGAACGTGTCCGCGACCTCGGACTGAGCGAGGCCGCCCACGATATCGACGAGACGATCCGCGCCTCGAAGGTCGCTGACGCGAACGTCAAAGACGAGGTCGAACGGCACGTGCGTGAACTGCTCTCCGAGGAGTCGGATGCCCTCGCAGCCGACACGGAAACGGTTGTGAGCGATGGCACGTCCGACACGGAAGCGAACGCAAGCACAGTTGAGGATGACACCGACGACGGAGCGGCAGTGAACGAGGCCGACGACAAGGCACCGGTAGACGGGGCCGATGACGACGGTCAGGCGAGCGTCGAGGAGTTCCTGTAA
- the rad50 gene encoding DNA double-strand break repair ATPase Rad50 gives MKFQRVKLSNFKCYDDADLRLDNGVTVIHGLNGSGKSSLLEACFFALYGSKALDENLGDVVTIGADDCTVELWFSHAGGDYHLTRRVRATGAQPTTAKCVLETPEGNYEGARDVRRRITELLRMDSEAFVNCAYVRQGEVNKLINASPGDRQDMLDDLLQLGKLEAYRERASDARVGVGRVRDDKQGALSQLDEQIQEKEEKDLHERLNGLETKESELQDEIEHIEDQKATAEETLTQAESVLEEYEEKRDELSTLEADIEELETTITETETERTELKEQVSDLQDQRESLREDLSETVAETDLESSEPDPETVDVRLDELQSRDDELQSRIEDQRVDAKEHSSTADALAESAADLESRAEDKREEADELEADIEAARETIAERREQISDIDDQIADLEAEFEDAPTDRDGVQSHKESVASDLEDARQRVTELETKLESEREALAEAEALLEAGKCPECGQDVAESPHVDSIEDDREGIAELEELLADAREDVSELQSKHETATELVETADELSTLENNRSNIVQLVEEKEAGLDADQERIETLRKEATAHESEAETKREKAAKARKQAEDCRSVVAEYNQERQQVKQSIENLERVEDLLANIDDCDDDIERLREKRSQQAELNDQRRDQLAEKRERKQDLAESFDEDRIEEARSEKQRAKEYINQATEALTEKREKRDELQNAIGGVTNEIEELESLRDRREDLEATLEKLETLYEETEELQEMYGTLRAELRQRNVETLERMLNQTFDLVYQNDSYSHIELDGQYQLTVYQKDGEPLEPEQLSGGERALFNLSLRCAIYRLLAEGIEGAAPMPPLILDEPTVFLDSGHVTQLLDLVEYMRDEVGVEQILVVSHDEELVGAADDLVRVEKDATTNRSRVEQVEATVAELA, from the coding sequence ATGAAATTCCAGCGTGTCAAGCTATCCAATTTCAAGTGCTACGACGATGCCGACCTGCGACTTGACAACGGCGTGACCGTCATCCACGGACTCAACGGGAGCGGGAAATCATCCTTGCTTGAGGCCTGCTTCTTCGCGCTGTACGGCTCGAAGGCACTAGATGAGAACCTCGGAGACGTGGTTACCATCGGGGCCGACGACTGTACCGTGGAACTGTGGTTCTCCCACGCCGGCGGCGACTACCACCTCACGCGCCGGGTCCGTGCGACCGGAGCGCAACCGACGACGGCGAAATGCGTCTTGGAGACGCCCGAAGGGAACTACGAGGGGGCACGCGACGTACGCCGACGAATTACGGAACTCCTGCGGATGGACAGCGAGGCGTTCGTCAACTGCGCTTATGTCCGTCAGGGCGAGGTGAACAAACTCATCAACGCCTCCCCCGGCGACCGCCAGGATATGCTCGACGACCTCCTGCAACTGGGGAAACTTGAGGCGTACCGCGAGCGGGCCAGCGACGCCCGGGTCGGGGTCGGTCGGGTCCGCGATGACAAACAGGGAGCCCTCTCACAACTCGACGAGCAGATTCAGGAGAAAGAAGAGAAGGACCTCCACGAGCGCCTGAACGGCCTCGAAACGAAGGAATCGGAGCTGCAGGACGAGATCGAACACATCGAGGACCAGAAGGCCACCGCCGAGGAAACGCTCACGCAGGCCGAGTCGGTTCTTGAAGAGTACGAAGAGAAACGCGACGAACTGTCGACCCTCGAAGCCGACATTGAGGAACTGGAGACGACCATCACAGAGACGGAGACGGAACGAACTGAGCTCAAAGAGCAGGTCAGCGACCTGCAGGACCAGCGAGAGTCGTTGCGCGAGGACCTCTCGGAAACAGTGGCCGAAACAGACCTCGAAAGTTCGGAGCCGGACCCCGAAACCGTCGATGTGCGACTCGACGAACTCCAGTCCCGCGACGACGAACTGCAGAGCCGCATTGAGGACCAGCGGGTCGACGCGAAGGAACACAGCAGCACCGCCGATGCGCTCGCTGAGAGCGCTGCCGACCTCGAATCCCGGGCCGAGGACAAGCGCGAGGAAGCCGACGAACTGGAAGCAGACATCGAAGCAGCGCGGGAGACCATCGCCGAGCGCCGGGAGCAGATCAGCGACATCGACGACCAGATCGCCGACCTCGAAGCCGAGTTCGAGGACGCGCCGACTGACCGCGATGGGGTGCAGTCGCATAAAGAGTCCGTCGCCAGTGACCTTGAAGACGCCCGACAGCGGGTGACCGAACTGGAGACGAAACTGGAGAGCGAGCGCGAGGCGCTGGCCGAGGCGGAGGCGCTGCTGGAGGCCGGCAAGTGCCCCGAGTGCGGGCAGGACGTGGCCGAGTCACCGCACGTCGACTCTATCGAGGACGACCGCGAGGGGATTGCGGAGCTAGAGGAGTTGCTCGCGGACGCCCGCGAAGACGTTTCAGAGCTGCAATCGAAACACGAGACCGCGACAGAACTGGTCGAGACAGCGGACGAGCTATCGACGCTTGAGAACAACCGTTCGAACATCGTGCAACTGGTCGAGGAGAAAGAAGCGGGGCTGGACGCGGACCAGGAGCGTATCGAGACGCTCCGCAAAGAAGCAACAGCACATGAGTCCGAGGCCGAGACGAAGCGCGAGAAAGCCGCCAAAGCCCGCAAGCAGGCCGAGGACTGTCGCTCGGTCGTCGCCGAGTACAATCAGGAGCGCCAGCAGGTCAAACAATCGATAGAGAACCTAGAGCGGGTCGAAGACCTGCTTGCGAATATTGACGACTGCGACGATGACATCGAACGCCTGCGAGAGAAGCGCAGTCAGCAGGCCGAACTGAACGACCAGCGCCGCGACCAGCTCGCGGAGAAGCGCGAGCGCAAGCAGGACCTGGCTGAGTCGTTCGATGAGGACCGCATCGAAGAGGCTCGAAGCGAGAAGCAGCGGGCGAAAGAGTACATCAACCAGGCAACGGAGGCACTGACGGAGAAACGCGAGAAACGCGACGAACTCCAGAACGCTATCGGTGGCGTCACGAACGAAATCGAGGAACTGGAGTCGCTGCGGGACCGGCGCGAAGACCTCGAAGCGACCTTGGAGAAACTCGAAACGCTATACGAGGAGACCGAGGAGCTACAGGAGATGTACGGCACACTCCGGGCGGAACTGCGCCAGCGCAACGTTGAGACACTCGAACGGATGCTCAATCAGACGTTCGATCTGGTGTATCAGAACGACTCGTATTCCCACATCGAACTCGACGGGCAGTACCAGCTGACGGTGTACCAGAAGGACGGCGAACCGCTAGAGCCCGAACAGCTCTCCGGCGGCGAACGGGCGCTATTCAACCTCAGCCTGCGGTGTGCCATCTACCGACTGCTCGCCGAAGGCATCGAGGGGGCCGCGCCGATGCCGCCGCTCATCCTCGACGAGCCGACAGTGTTCCTCGATTCGGGCCACGTCACACAACTGCTCGACCTCGTGGAGTATATGCGCGATGAGGTCGGCGTCGAACAGATTCTCGTGGTCAGCCACGACGAGGAACTGGTCGGTGCGGCGGACGACCTCGTCCGCGTCGAGAAAGACGCTACGACCAACCGCTCGCGGGTCGAGCAGGTCGAAGCGACGGTCGCGGAACTGGCCTGA